From a single Streptomyces misionensis genomic region:
- a CDS encoding universal stress protein, whose protein sequence is MTAGTGRVVVGVSGSLASLAALRRGVREARRDGRTLVAVVAWEPPEGETLHARWPDRAWTGMWEDQARLRLYRAFDEALGGLPADLPVTCLVIRNSPGPALCAVACRSDDLLLVGAARPNGIRARIHRAPVRRYVLATAGCAVLTVPGPRLLPGEARALRRVPSAGFAPDTAGRHETAP, encoded by the coding sequence TCGCCGCGCTGCGGCGCGGGGTCCGGGAGGCTCGCCGCGATGGCAGGACGCTCGTGGCGGTGGTGGCGTGGGAGCCGCCGGAGGGCGAGACCCTCCACGCCAGATGGCCCGACCGCGCCTGGACCGGGATGTGGGAGGACCAGGCCCGGCTGCGGCTGTACCGCGCCTTCGACGAGGCCCTCGGCGGGCTCCCGGCGGATCTTCCTGTCACCTGTCTGGTCATCAGGAACTCCCCCGGCCCGGCCCTGTGCGCCGTCGCGTGCCGCTCCGACGACCTCCTGCTCGTCGGAGCGGCGCGCCCCAACGGCATTCGGGCACGGATCCACCGCGCCCCGGTGCGCCGGTACGTCCTGGCCACGGCGGGCTGCGCCGTGCTGACCGTGCCCGGGCCACGCCTGCTGCCGGGTGAGGCCCGGGCACTGCGTCGGGTCCCGTCCGCGGGCTTCGCGCCGGACACGGCCGGCCGCCACGAAACGGCGCCATGA
- a CDS encoding response regulator, with amino-acid sequence MSAPIRVLVCDDQMLIRTGLVTIIDAQPDMEVAGECGDGRTGVELARKVRPDVVLMDIRMPVLDGLEATRLLAGAGVPHPVKVLVVTTFNLDEYVYEALRAGASGFLLKDAPPDRLLHGIRTVATGAALLDPDVTRRLVGRYAARIRPMENASRDIPLTPRELEVLRLIADGLSNSEIAAVLVISQETVKTFVSRILGKLQLRDRVQAVVYAYRHGLAT; translated from the coding sequence GTGAGCGCACCGATCCGGGTCCTGGTCTGCGACGACCAGATGCTGATCCGCACCGGCCTGGTCACCATCATCGACGCCCAGCCCGACATGGAGGTGGCGGGCGAGTGCGGAGACGGGCGAACCGGAGTCGAACTCGCCCGCAAGGTACGGCCGGACGTCGTCCTGATGGACATCCGCATGCCGGTCCTCGACGGCCTGGAGGCCACCCGTCTGCTGGCCGGCGCCGGAGTGCCCCACCCCGTGAAGGTCCTCGTGGTGACCACGTTCAACCTGGACGAATACGTCTACGAGGCACTGCGCGCCGGCGCGAGCGGCTTCCTCCTCAAGGACGCGCCCCCGGACCGGCTGCTCCACGGCATCCGGACCGTGGCCACCGGCGCGGCCCTGCTGGACCCCGACGTGACACGCCGGCTCGTCGGCCGCTATGCCGCCCGTATCCGCCCCATGGAGAACGCCTCCCGCGACATTCCGCTCACCCCCCGGGAGCTGGAAGTCCTCCGCCTCATCGCGGACGGCCTCTCCAACAGCGAGATCGCCGCGGTCCTCGTCATCAGCCAGGAGACCGTCAAGACCTTCGTCTCCCGCATCCTCGGCAAACTCCAGCTCCGCGACCGCGTCCAGGCCGTCGTCTACGCCTACCGCCACGGCCTGGCGACCTGA